Within the Kribbella aluminosa genome, the region TCGCGTTGTCCTTGAACAGCGCCGGCCCGGCCAGCGACCAGGCGGTCGGCGCGATGAAGTACATCAGGATCGCGACCGCGGTCTGCGGGACCACCGCACCGAACGCGGCACCCATCACGACGTTCAGCGCGACCGTCAGGTACGCGCCGGCGAGCTGCCCGCCGAGCCCGGCGTACGACGCGGTGTGATCGGTGGCCGCACCCGCCACCGCCGTGGTCGCGAGGGTCAGTACGACGACCCCGGTCAGCACGACCGCGCTCAGCACGATCGCCGACACGAACTTGGCCAGCTGCACGCGCACCCGGCGCGGCGACAGCGTGAACGTGGTCAGCGCGGTCCGCTGGGTCCACTCCGACGTCATCGTCATCACACCGATGACCGGCAGCAGCAGCATCACGCCGGTGATCGCGGCGCTCAGGAAGAAGTCGAATCCCGCCGGCCCGGTCCGCAGGTGGGTCAGCTGCCAGGCGAGGGCGGCGAGCGCGATCAGCAGGATCGCGGCGATCAGCACCCGGCCGCTGCGGGTGTTGACGGACTTGCGGAGCTCGATCGTGACGAGCTTCAGGAAGGACTGGCCGCGGGCGGGCGGCAGGCTGGTCGCCACCTCGCTGCGGTGCTTGGCGTTCGTCGCCGGCGCGACATCGGTCACGGTGCTCATGGAAGGTCTCCCGGAAGAAGTCGGTGATCAGGCGGCGGCGGGTGCGGCGGTGAGCTGGAAGAACAGGTCCTCCAGGCCGGCGCCGTCGCTCTGGCGGAGTTCGAGAAGGATCTGACCGGCAGCGGCGGCGGCGCGCCCGACCTGCTCGGCGGTGGCGTCGACGCGCAGCGCGCCGTCCGGCGTCCGGTCGACCTGCAGGCCGGCGGCGGTCAGCGCCGTACGGAGTCCGGCCGGGTCGAGACCGCGGACCAGCGTGCCGGAGC harbors:
- a CDS encoding ABC transporter permease; the encoded protein is MSTVTDVAPATNAKHRSEVATSLPPARGQSFLKLVTIELRKSVNTRSGRVLIAAILLIALAALAWQLTHLRTGPAGFDFFLSAAITGVMLLLPVIGVMTMTSEWTQRTALTTFTLSPRRVRVQLAKFVSAIVLSAVVLTGVVVLTLATTAVAGAATDHTASYAGLGGQLAGAYLTVALNVVMGAAFGAVVPQTAVAILMYFIAPTAWSLAGPALFKDNAKWLDVFGALGRIAERDLHGMAAETLTAVGVWIVLPTIVGLWASSRREVK